The following proteins are encoded in a genomic region of Micromonospora olivasterospora:
- a CDS encoding TIGR03086 family metal-binding protein: protein MATKTSDLLAAAAPRTVAVVRAITDDQLDLPTPCVEYTVRELLNHLYQVVVNFQSLAARQAVDWSEKPDYLTDGWRERFAAETERLVEAWADPAAEEGVSPGMGLPQQTVGAMALADLTVHGWDLARATGQPYDAEPAATDTLHGFMDAMGDTGQKMGAFGAPVDAPPDATPLDRILARMGRHPGWTPRD from the coding sequence ATGGCCACGAAGACTAGCGATCTGCTGGCGGCCGCCGCGCCGCGTACCGTCGCGGTGGTCCGCGCGATCACCGACGACCAGCTCGACCTGCCCACCCCCTGCGTGGAGTACACCGTCCGGGAACTGCTCAACCACCTCTACCAGGTGGTGGTCAACTTCCAGTCGCTGGCCGCGCGGCAGGCGGTGGACTGGTCGGAGAAGCCGGACTACCTGACCGACGGCTGGCGGGAGCGGTTCGCCGCCGAGACCGAACGGCTCGTCGAGGCGTGGGCGGACCCGGCCGCCGAGGAGGGCGTGTCGCCCGGCATGGGGCTGCCGCAGCAGACCGTCGGCGCGATGGCGCTGGCGGACCTCACCGTGCACGGATGGGACCTGGCCCGGGCCACCGGCCAGCCGTACGACGCCGAGCCGGCCGCGACGGACACGCTGCACGGCTTCATGGACGCGATGGGCGACACGGGCCAGAAGATGGGCGCCTTCGGCGCGCCGGTGGACGCTCCGCCGGACGCCACCCCGCTCGACCGGATCCTCGCCCGGATGGGCCGCCACCCGGGTTGGACTCCCCGAGACTGA